Proteins encoded by one window of Halomonas sp. SH5A2:
- a CDS encoding twin-arginine translocation signal domain-containing protein: protein MQQSHNPERRRFMKTVGLGTAAAGAAAAVGHVTLAQADSAPSDAEKPTTNYRETDHVRAFYASLRD, encoded by the coding sequence ATGCAACAGTCACATAATCCTGAGCGCCGCCGGTTCATGAAAACCGTAGGGCTGGGAACAGCCGCAGCAGGCGCGGCCGCCGCGGTCGGACACGTCACTCTGGCGCAAGCCGATAGCGCTCCCAGCGACGCTGAAAAACCGACAACCAATTACCGTGAGACTGATCACGTCCGTGCTTTTTACGCTTCCTTGCGTGACTGA
- a CDS encoding TorD/DmsD family molecular chaperone, with product MTQAAPTLNEADALRADIYRLIAALLREAPSDELLGWLASLDIEQDGSRLAECWHGLSQAANSADATRLKRAHFGHLVGVIQGDVVPYASWYRNGELMEAALVELRRDLGALGFERNEHTKDPEDHLAALCEVMAMLVDMTSADQAHFFMQHLAPWASDCFDDLGQVDTAFYAALGQLGSAFMTSEEDRLAIEASHTPVNIVEP from the coding sequence ATGACGCAAGCTGCCCCGACATTAAACGAAGCCGATGCGTTGCGAGCGGATATCTACCGGCTCATCGCCGCGCTCCTGCGCGAAGCGCCCTCCGACGAACTGCTTGGCTGGCTGGCGTCGCTCGATATCGAGCAGGACGGTAGCCGCCTGGCCGAGTGCTGGCACGGGCTCAGTCAAGCCGCTAACAGCGCTGACGCAACGCGCTTGAAGCGAGCGCACTTCGGTCATCTGGTCGGCGTGATCCAGGGTGACGTGGTGCCCTATGCCTCCTGGTACCGCAACGGCGAACTCATGGAAGCCGCGCTGGTAGAATTGCGGCGAGACCTTGGCGCGCTTGGTTTCGAGCGCAACGAGCATACTAAAGACCCTGAGGATCACTTAGCCGCGCTATGCGAAGTGATGGCTATGCTGGTCGACATGACCAGCGCCGATCAGGCGCACTTTTTCATGCAACACCTTGCCCCCTGGGCAAGCGATTGTTTTGACGACTTGGGGCAAGTCGATACCGCTTTTTATGCAGCGCTCGGGCAGTTGGGCAGTGCTTTCATGACAAGCGAAGAGGATCGCCTGGCCATCGAGGCGAGCCATACCCCAGTCAACATTGTGGAACCTTGA
- a CDS encoding 4Fe-4S dicluster domain-containing protein — translation MNQRIQLASLDDQRNAEAREAVRQRISWPANLTPANVTYHSRGHALVIGSSDTAEKAAHALKGSGLASLTLLTTNTVANAAESHAVAPKEASSSDVSPQVHAQPLVRYEMTPGQAEVLSISGYLGAFSVQFDNDGTPLNLARALIDRDHFDLVLDLSAHPVLARELPPPGYVTLDWNDDERRREALDSVGELIGEFDKPRYFQVNSDLCAHSASGNVGCTRCLDVCPADAISSHQGRIESQIEIDPFLCQGVGSCTSACPTGAIEFRLPDTRRQQDTLSSWLAAYRDAGGQTPVLRFITHDSQDAEKAAGIVPAGHVLDIPLEELGAAGHDQWLTALASGAAEVRIQQHADMPDRLSVFLADQVAQARALLSALGHNPERVQLLDVDDAQARDALPLLTPLTDQPLSLNAPEKRARLNIVLARLGELGEPSGQRHAMPTGAAYGSIQVDSDACTLCHACVSNCPTPALSSGGNTPSLNFREADCVQCGLCEQACPEDAITLAPGFLASAEREARQVCHEEAPFECIGCGKPFATASTVANIKAKLADHPYFAGDAMLRLEMCEDCRVKDVWKTMIRDPDAQLKV, via the coding sequence ATGAACCAAAGAATCCAGCTGGCGTCCCTGGACGACCAGCGTAACGCTGAAGCCAGAGAAGCGGTACGCCAACGCATCTCGTGGCCGGCGAACCTGACGCCCGCCAACGTGACCTACCATAGTCGTGGTCATGCATTGGTGATTGGCTCGAGCGACACCGCCGAGAAAGCCGCCCATGCCTTGAAGGGCAGTGGGCTCGCTTCGTTGACGTTGCTCACGACCAATACCGTCGCTAACGCCGCTGAATCGCATGCTGTTGCTCCTAAGGAAGCGTCGTCGTCAGACGTATCGCCGCAGGTGCATGCCCAGCCGCTCGTCCGCTATGAAATGACGCCGGGCCAGGCCGAGGTGTTAAGCATCTCAGGCTACCTCGGCGCTTTTTCTGTCCAGTTTGATAACGACGGCACCCCGCTTAACCTGGCGCGAGCACTGATTGATCGCGATCACTTCGACCTGGTGCTGGACTTAAGCGCCCACCCGGTGCTGGCGCGCGAGTTGCCACCCCCGGGCTATGTCACCCTCGACTGGAATGACGACGAGCGGCGTCGCGAGGCGCTGGACAGCGTCGGTGAACTGATCGGCGAATTCGACAAGCCGCGCTACTTCCAGGTCAACAGCGATCTTTGCGCACATTCCGCCAGCGGCAACGTTGGCTGTACGCGCTGCCTGGATGTGTGCCCCGCCGATGCTATCAGCAGCCATCAGGGGCGTATCGAATCACAGATCGAGATTGATCCTTTCCTGTGTCAGGGCGTAGGCAGCTGCACCAGTGCCTGCCCCACCGGTGCGATTGAATTTCGTTTGCCCGATACCCGTCGCCAGCAGGATACGCTTTCAAGCTGGCTGGCCGCTTACCGCGATGCGGGTGGTCAGACGCCCGTGCTGCGCTTTATTACCCACGATTCCCAAGATGCCGAAAAAGCGGCGGGCATAGTACCCGCCGGGCACGTGCTGGATATTCCCCTGGAAGAGCTGGGCGCGGCCGGTCATGACCAGTGGCTAACCGCCCTGGCCAGCGGCGCGGCGGAAGTGCGCATTCAGCAGCATGCCGATATGCCTGACCGGCTCAGCGTCTTTCTGGCCGATCAAGTGGCTCAGGCTCGGGCCTTGCTGTCGGCACTGGGGCACAACCCCGAGCGCGTGCAACTGTTGGACGTTGACGATGCGCAGGCACGCGACGCGCTGCCGCTGCTAACGCCACTGACCGATCAGCCGCTGTCATTAAATGCGCCTGAGAAGCGTGCTCGCCTGAACATCGTGCTGGCGCGCCTGGGCGAACTCGGCGAACCCAGCGGCCAGCGCCATGCCATGCCAACGGGCGCAGCTTACGGCAGCATTCAGGTTGATAGTGATGCTTGCACGTTGTGCCATGCCTGTGTCAGCAACTGCCCAACTCCTGCGCTGTCATCCGGTGGCAACACGCCGTCGCTGAACTTCCGCGAAGCGGACTGCGTGCAGTGTGGGCTCTGCGAACAGGCCTGCCCTGAAGATGCCATTACCCTGGCGCCCGGCTTTCTGGCCTCGGCCGAGCGTGAAGCGCGTCAGGTGTGTCATGAAGAGGCGCCGTTTGAGTGCATTGGCTGCGGTAAACCGTTCGCCACGGCGAGCACGGTGGCCAACATCAAAGCCAAGCTGGCCGACCACCCCTATTTTGCGGGCGACGCCATGCTGCGCCTGGAGATGTGCGAAGACTGTCGGGTGAAAGACGTATGGAAAACCATGATTCGTGATCCCGACGCCCAGTTGAAGGTATAA
- a CDS encoding DUF3306 domain-containing protein, translating to MSRLERWSRIKRGLEPDDQPSAPAPDAKDHSEPPRPLDETAPSNGGESAENHEVDNTESSEPTRPVPPPPGSLDDTLPDPETLEAGSDFSGFMVPGVSSALRRRALKRLWATGNYNVRDGLDDYDLDYRQQLKPMASELAGKLRRWAKKADESLAENANDTQAEQAPTNGETGQVSSSGGEASNPPRPEEEVAQDDQSDGAHTKA from the coding sequence ATGAGTCGTTTAGAGCGCTGGTCGCGTATCAAGCGAGGTCTCGAACCGGATGATCAACCATCCGCTCCAGCTCCCGATGCGAAAGACCACAGCGAGCCACCGCGGCCGCTGGATGAAACGGCCCCCTCCAATGGAGGGGAATCGGCGGAAAATCATGAGGTAGACAATACCGAATCTAGCGAGCCCACCCGGCCCGTGCCGCCCCCGCCCGGTAGTCTGGATGACACCTTGCCTGACCCGGAGACGCTGGAAGCGGGCAGCGATTTCAGTGGCTTTATGGTACCCGGCGTCAGTTCAGCGTTGCGGCGGCGGGCGTTAAAGCGCCTGTGGGCGACCGGTAACTACAATGTGCGCGACGGTCTGGATGACTACGACCTGGACTATCGCCAGCAGCTGAAGCCCATGGCCTCCGAGCTGGCGGGCAAGCTGCGGCGGTGGGCCAAGAAAGCCGACGAATCTTTGGCCGAAAATGCCAACGATACCCAGGCAGAGCAAGCACCAACAAATGGCGAAACTGGGCAAGTATCTTCCTCCGGTGGTGAGGCATCCAACCCGCCTCGTCCTGAGGAAGAAGTGGCACAAGACGACCAGTCTGATGGCGCTCATACGAAAGCATGA
- a CDS encoding DUF3305 domain-containing protein encodes MTDNLRPLSITLVAENKQINRFSQTQWRIGELTPGEQGPYVLFLQLFMTERAAYRFNLTASTPRLFVRAGFTGQDPEPTAITASQDVAAGWMDGEQQVLEVAMPMAIQIWIENYLARHGEAPMEMRKKKNKGAGRAKETPTKEKPQ; translated from the coding sequence ATGACCGATAATCTCCGCCCGCTAAGTATTACGCTGGTCGCCGAGAACAAGCAGATCAACCGTTTTAGCCAAACACAATGGCGTATTGGGGAGCTGACACCAGGCGAGCAAGGTCCCTACGTGCTGTTTTTGCAGCTGTTCATGACCGAGCGCGCTGCCTATCGCTTCAACTTGACAGCCAGCACGCCACGGCTGTTTGTGCGTGCCGGGTTTACCGGTCAGGACCCCGAGCCTACTGCGATTACAGCGAGTCAAGATGTCGCAGCCGGTTGGATGGATGGCGAGCAGCAGGTGCTGGAAGTGGCGATGCCGATGGCGATCCAGATATGGATAGAAAATTATCTGGCGCGCCACGGTGAAGCGCCGATGGAAATGCGCAAGAAGAAAAACAAAGGGGCCGGGCGCGCAAAAGAAACGCCTACCAAGGAGAAACCGCAATGA
- a CDS encoding formate dehydrogenase accessory sulfurtransferase FdhD — MPAIQLSRARLPATTEIDVIDEFGDTRRQAIAAERALTVYLNKREIVTLMTLGDDPEALVVGYLRNQGLLRAAADLSVVQVDWDVEAAVVVTGHLPDDLEARLSTRTVTTGCGQGTVFGKLLDQTDLTALPDTPLAQSTLYQLLKNLNAYNETYRSAGAVHGCALCRQSDVLDFVEDVGRHNAVDTLAGRQWLQQADSANADIFYTTGRLTSEMVLKVAQMGISVLISRSGVTQKGVELAERFGVMLIARAKGKHFQAINAQGRLTLDVIPARPPRARAAKQEARQ; from the coding sequence ATGCCCGCCATTCAGTTAAGCCGAGCCCGTTTACCGGCCACCACCGAGATTGACGTGATCGACGAATTCGGTGATACCCGTCGGCAGGCAATTGCCGCCGAGCGGGCCTTGACCGTATATCTCAACAAGCGTGAGATTGTCACGCTGATGACGCTTGGCGATGACCCTGAAGCACTGGTGGTCGGTTATCTGCGTAACCAGGGGCTACTGCGGGCCGCCGCTGATCTTTCCGTCGTGCAGGTCGATTGGGACGTGGAAGCGGCCGTGGTCGTCACCGGCCATCTGCCCGACGACCTGGAAGCCCGCCTCAGCACCCGCACCGTGACCACCGGCTGCGGCCAGGGAACAGTATTTGGCAAGCTACTCGACCAGACCGACCTCACGGCGCTGCCCGACACACCGCTGGCTCAGTCAACGCTCTACCAGCTGCTGAAAAACCTCAACGCTTATAATGAAACCTACCGCAGTGCCGGGGCGGTGCACGGTTGTGCACTGTGTCGACAAAGTGACGTACTGGATTTCGTTGAAGACGTCGGCAGACACAACGCCGTCGATACCCTGGCGGGCCGACAGTGGCTGCAACAGGCGGATAGCGCCAATGCCGACATCTTCTACACCACGGGGCGGTTAACCTCGGAAATGGTGCTCAAAGTCGCTCAGATGGGCATCAGCGTGCTGATATCACGCTCCGGTGTGACCCAAAAAGGCGTCGAGTTGGCGGAACGCTTTGGCGTCATGCTGATTGCCCGCGCCAAAGGCAAGCACTTCCAAGCCATTAACGCCCAGGGCCGCCTCACGCTGGATGTCATCCCCGCACGCCCGCCCCGCGCCCGTGCAGCCAAGCAGGAGGCACGCCAATGA
- the mobA gene encoding molybdenum cofactor guanylyltransferase MobA, producing MISAKQLTGMILAGGEGRRMGGRDKGLEPFAGLPLIAHVIQRFDGRVAELLINANRNSDAYDLLADRVVADLVIDGAEGGFNGPLMGIYSGLRAAKTPWLLVVPCDSPALPNDLVSRMVAGIGEHDIAVAFDGERLHPVVALIRTSLADDLATTLADGERKIDRWYARHAWCRVDMSDCPEAFANLNTEEEKVRLEAALENDANAKKAAT from the coding sequence ATGATTTCCGCGAAGCAACTGACCGGCATGATTCTCGCCGGCGGGGAAGGCCGTCGCATGGGCGGCCGCGATAAAGGCCTCGAACCCTTTGCTGGCCTACCGTTGATTGCTCATGTCATTCAGCGTTTCGATGGCCGGGTAGCCGAACTGCTGATCAACGCCAACCGCAACAGCGACGCCTACGACTTGTTAGCTGATCGCGTGGTTGCTGATCTTGTAATCGACGGTGCCGAAGGCGGTTTCAATGGCCCGCTGATGGGTATCTACAGCGGCTTACGCGCGGCGAAAACGCCGTGGCTGCTGGTGGTGCCCTGCGACTCCCCTGCGCTGCCCAATGATCTTGTGTCGCGCATGGTGGCGGGCATCGGCGAGCATGATATTGCCGTTGCCTTTGACGGTGAACGCCTGCACCCCGTGGTGGCCTTGATTCGCACCTCTCTGGCAGATGATCTGGCAACAACGCTGGCCGATGGGGAACGCAAGATTGACCGCTGGTATGCACGCCATGCCTGGTGCAGGGTCGATATGTCAGACTGCCCGGAAGCCTTTGCCAACCTGAATACCGAAGAAGAGAAAGTTCGCCTGGAAGCCGCTCTTGAAAATGACGCCAACGCCAAAAAGGCCGCCACATGA
- the moeA gene encoding molybdopterin molybdotransferase MoeA has translation MTLSCFELGEQMLSVDEARTALATLVERPLVSERVALTNAHGRRLAEDITATINVPQNTNAAMDGVALAWESSAQTHWALAGDAFAGQAFTGRVAAGQCVRITTGAPLPPGTDTVIMREQLVEHHDSVVIEAPERVKRGQNVRQAGEDIAIGDVALPAGTRLDAAALGLIASLGWAQVPVYQRPKVAIFSTGNEVTAPGDTLPGEGIYDANRFTLTGLLIEHGAEVIDLGILPDDLNALTDTLTDAAAKSDLVISSGGVSVGHADFTRDALEHLGRLAFWRVALRPGRPMACGWLGAARTPFVGLPGNPVAVMVTFLQFVVPLLQRLHDQPVTPPRRLQAIADDTLKSRFQRTDFIRGVYHNDREGRLHVRSTGAQGSGILTSMVAANCLIELADDQDGVQPGEVVSIQPLTDWL, from the coding sequence ATGACGCTGTCCTGTTTCGAGCTCGGCGAGCAGATGCTCAGCGTGGACGAGGCGCGAACAGCGCTTGCCACCCTGGTCGAACGGCCCCTGGTCAGTGAGCGCGTCGCCCTCACGAACGCCCATGGCCGACGCCTTGCGGAAGATATCACCGCCACGATCAACGTGCCGCAGAATACCAATGCGGCGATGGATGGCGTGGCGCTGGCTTGGGAGAGCAGCGCTCAAACCCACTGGGCATTGGCAGGCGATGCCTTTGCCGGGCAAGCGTTTACAGGCCGTGTCGCTGCGGGGCAGTGTGTGCGCATTACCACCGGCGCGCCGCTCCCCCCTGGCACGGACACTGTCATCATGCGCGAGCAGCTGGTTGAGCATCACGACAGCGTAGTGATTGAAGCGCCAGAGCGTGTCAAACGTGGCCAGAACGTGCGCCAGGCGGGAGAGGACATCGCGATCGGCGACGTCGCCCTTCCCGCTGGCACTCGATTAGACGCCGCTGCCCTCGGGCTGATCGCCTCGTTGGGCTGGGCACAAGTACCCGTTTACCAGCGCCCCAAGGTGGCGATTTTCTCGACCGGCAATGAAGTCACGGCCCCAGGCGATACTTTACCTGGCGAAGGCATTTACGACGCCAACCGCTTTACGCTGACGGGGCTGCTCATTGAGCATGGCGCTGAGGTGATTGACCTTGGCATCCTGCCGGACGATTTGAACGCACTGACGGATACCCTGACAGACGCCGCGGCGAAAAGTGACTTGGTGATTTCCAGTGGCGGCGTCTCGGTCGGTCATGCCGATTTTACCCGTGATGCCCTCGAGCATCTTGGGCGACTGGCGTTCTGGCGGGTGGCCCTGCGCCCGGGACGCCCCATGGCCTGCGGCTGGCTGGGCGCGGCACGTACCCCTTTCGTCGGCCTGCCCGGCAATCCCGTGGCGGTCATGGTAACCTTCCTGCAGTTTGTGGTGCCGCTGTTACAACGGCTTCACGATCAGCCGGTGACACCACCGCGCCGCCTCCAGGCGATCGCCGACGACACATTGAAAAGCCGCTTTCAACGGACAGACTTTATCCGTGGCGTCTATCATAATGATAGAGAAGGACGGCTACACGTACGTAGCACCGGTGCCCAGGGGTCGGGCATTTTAACCTCAATGGTGGCCGCTAACTGTTTGATAGAGTTAGCCGATGACCAGGACGGCGTGCAACCAGGTGAGGTCGTCAGCATACAACCACTAACGGATTGGCTATGA
- the moaA gene encoding GTP 3',8-cyclase MoaA: protein MTEQLIDNFGRRINYVRISVTDRCDFRCVYCMSEEMTFLPRAQVLTLEELAMVARAFTELGVEKIRLTGGEPLVRRDINQLVDEIGTMPGLNDFTMTTNGASLRKHAKQLYAGGMRRLNISLDSLDPERFKQLTRTGDLEKVIDGIHAAKEAGFERIKLNAVILKGRNEDEVLDLVEFARREGLDISFIEEMPLGDVSDHSRAETFYSSDDVQALIETRYPLIATPETTPGPSRYFRMADSNSRIGFISPHSHNFCDTCNRVRVTVEGRLLLCLGNEHSVDLRAVLRRHPGNMQALKDAIINALPLKPERHHFTTDGDVQVVRFMNMTGG, encoded by the coding sequence ATGACCGAGCAACTGATCGACAACTTTGGCCGCCGCATCAACTATGTGCGTATATCGGTAACCGACCGCTGCGACTTCCGCTGCGTTTACTGCATGAGCGAGGAGATGACCTTTCTGCCCCGCGCGCAGGTTCTGACGCTAGAAGAGCTGGCCATGGTCGCCCGTGCTTTTACCGAGCTCGGCGTCGAGAAAATCCGCCTCACCGGCGGCGAACCGCTGGTACGCCGCGATATCAACCAATTGGTCGATGAAATCGGCACGATGCCGGGGCTCAACGACTTCACTATGACCACCAATGGCGCCAGTCTGCGCAAGCATGCCAAGCAGCTTTATGCGGGCGGCATGCGGCGGCTCAATATAAGCCTGGATTCGCTGGACCCGGAACGCTTCAAGCAGCTCACCCGCACCGGCGACCTGGAAAAAGTGATCGACGGCATTCATGCCGCCAAGGAAGCGGGCTTTGAGCGCATCAAACTCAACGCGGTCATCCTCAAGGGCCGCAATGAAGATGAAGTGCTCGATCTGGTTGAATTTGCCCGCCGCGAAGGGCTGGACATCAGCTTTATCGAGGAAATGCCGCTTGGCGATGTCTCCGATCACTCCCGCGCGGAAACCTTCTATTCAAGCGATGATGTCCAGGCGTTGATTGAAACCCGCTACCCGTTGATCGCAACCCCGGAAACAACTCCTGGCCCTTCGCGTTACTTCCGCATGGCCGACAGCAACAGCCGTATCGGCTTTATTTCGCCGCACAGCCATAATTTCTGCGATACCTGCAACCGCGTGCGCGTTACCGTCGAGGGCCGCTTGCTGCTGTGCCTGGGCAACGAACATTCGGTCGATCTGCGTGCGGTATTGCGTCGTCACCCCGGTAATATGCAGGCGCTAAAAGATGCCATCATCAATGCCTTGCCGCTTAAACCCGAGCGTCATCACTTCACCACCGACGGTGATGTTCAGGTCGTCCGTTTCATGAACATGACCGGCGGCTAA
- a CDS encoding CobW family GTP-binding protein, whose protein sequence is MSALTNVPVHIITGFLGSGKTTLIHSLIEQKPVDEKWAILVNEFGQIGIDQAMFEARDDVVVKGLPGGCLCCQLAFVMQAALVNLLSRSQPDRVIIEPSGLGHPAGLVDLLRSEAFQGVVDVRDIVTTLDPRRLDEPRVVAHETFRDQLEIADAIALTLCDQSTAEQLSAARAFVAERWPPRKWVHEVNHGRLPLSRLMESGSAQRDAIEIPEAHQPLSAPPSLEGGFFDLPPAPGTPQCETGASLGYASIGLRWHPSDCFDLDRLAAYLGELSQDVRVKGVFHTHDGWRQLNRADGTLSVTPSTWRQDSRLEVIAPEPSSPDMPDAETLKDALADTLQG, encoded by the coding sequence GTGTCAGCGTTAACCAATGTGCCGGTGCATATCATCACCGGCTTTCTGGGCAGTGGCAAAACAACGCTTATCCACAGCCTGATCGAGCAGAAGCCTGTGGATGAAAAATGGGCCATTCTGGTCAACGAGTTTGGTCAGATCGGCATCGATCAGGCGATGTTTGAAGCGCGTGACGATGTGGTGGTTAAAGGCTTGCCGGGTGGCTGCCTGTGCTGCCAGCTTGCCTTCGTGATGCAGGCCGCTCTGGTCAATCTGCTGTCGCGTAGCCAACCTGACCGGGTGATCATCGAGCCTTCAGGCCTTGGCCATCCGGCAGGGTTGGTGGATCTGCTGCGCAGCGAGGCGTTTCAGGGCGTGGTAGACGTACGCGATATTGTCACGACGCTTGACCCACGCCGCCTGGATGAGCCGCGCGTGGTCGCCCACGAAACCTTCCGCGACCAGCTTGAGATCGCCGACGCCATTGCCCTGACACTTTGTGATCAAAGCACCGCCGAGCAGCTTAGTGCGGCCCGCGCCTTCGTCGCTGAACGTTGGCCACCGCGCAAGTGGGTCCATGAGGTCAATCATGGCCGACTGCCGCTTTCGCGCTTGATGGAAAGCGGCAGCGCTCAACGTGACGCGATTGAAATCCCTGAGGCCCACCAGCCACTGTCCGCACCCCCCAGTCTGGAAGGCGGCTTTTTCGACTTACCGCCTGCTCCCGGCACGCCGCAGTGTGAAACCGGCGCATCGCTCGGTTACGCAAGTATCGGCTTGCGCTGGCACCCGAGTGATTGCTTTGACCTGGACCGCCTGGCCGCCTATCTCGGTGAGCTTTCCCAGGACGTACGGGTCAAGGGCGTGTTCCATACCCATGACGGCTGGCGACAGCTCAACCGGGCCGATGGCACGCTAAGTGTCACACCATCCACCTGGCGTCAGGACTCACGCCTGGAAGTCATTGCCCCCGAACCGTCCAGCCCAGATATGCCCGACGCGGAGACGCTAAAAGACGCGCTCGCCGATACCTTACAAGGCTAA